The proteins below are encoded in one region of Bacteroides uniformis:
- the asnB gene encoding asparagine synthase B, with amino-acid sequence MCGIAGIFNIQSQTPELRNKALRMAQKIRHRGPDWSGIYVGGSAILAHERLSIVDPESGGQPLYSPDRKQVLAVNGEIYNHRDIRARYAGKYAFQTGSDCEVILALYKDKGIRFLEELNGIFAFALYDEETDDYLIARDPIGVIPLYIGRDKDGHIYFGSELKALEGFCDEYEPFLPGHYYRGREGKMHRWYTRDWMDYAAVKDNYTPAAERNAAPASIGRTAYSTQVTAVHDALEAAVQRQLMSDVPYGVLLSGGLDSSVISAIAKKYAAKRIETDNKADAWWPQLHSFAVGLKGAPDLIKAREVARHIGTVHHEINYTVQEGLDAVRDVIYFIETYDITTVRASTPMYLLARVIKSMGIKMVLSGEGADEVFGGYLYFHKAPTPQAFHEETVRKLSKLHLYDCLRANKSLAAWGVEGRVPFLDKEFLDVAMRINPAVKMCPGKEIEKKVVREAFADMLPQNVAWRQKEQFSDGVGYSWIDTLKAVTAAAVSDEQMAHAAERFPIHTPQNKEEYYYRTIFEEHFPSESAARSVPSVPSVACSTAEALAWDASFQGKNDPSGRAVAGVHEEAYKD; translated from the coding sequence ATGTGTGGAATAGCAGGAATCTTCAACATACAGTCTCAAACTCCTGAGTTGAGAAACAAAGCGCTACGGATGGCGCAGAAAATCCGTCATCGCGGACCGGACTGGAGTGGTATCTACGTAGGCGGCTCCGCCATCCTCGCCCACGAACGCCTCTCCATTGTCGACCCGGAATCCGGCGGACAACCCTTATATTCACCCGACCGCAAACAGGTGCTTGCCGTCAATGGCGAGATTTACAACCATCGCGACATCCGTGCCCGCTATGCCGGAAAATACGCCTTCCAGACAGGTTCCGACTGCGAAGTCATCCTTGCCCTTTACAAAGACAAAGGCATCCGCTTCCTCGAAGAGCTGAACGGCATCTTCGCCTTCGCCCTCTATGATGAAGAAACGGACGATTACCTCATCGCCCGCGACCCCATCGGCGTAATCCCCCTTTATATAGGACGCGACAAGGATGGACACATCTACTTCGGCAGTGAGCTGAAAGCCCTTGAAGGTTTCTGCGACGAGTATGAGCCTTTCCTTCCCGGCCACTACTACCGTGGGCGCGAGGGCAAGATGCACCGCTGGTACACCCGCGACTGGATGGACTATGCCGCTGTGAAGGACAACTACACTCCTGCCGCCGAACGTAATGCCGCGCCGGCTTCGATAGGCCGGACAGCCTACAGCACACAAGTCACGGCTGTGCACGACGCACTTGAAGCCGCCGTACAGCGCCAGTTGATGTCCGACGTCCCCTACGGTGTCCTGCTCAGTGGCGGACTCGATTCTTCCGTCATCTCTGCCATCGCCAAGAAATATGCCGCCAAACGCATCGAGACAGACAACAAGGCAGATGCCTGGTGGCCACAGCTCCATTCCTTCGCCGTCGGCTTGAAGGGTGCTCCCGACTTGATTAAAGCCCGCGAAGTGGCCCGTCATATCGGTACCGTGCATCACGAGATAAACTATACCGTTCAAGAAGGCCTCGATGCTGTCCGCGACGTCATCTATTTCATTGAGACTTACGACATAACCACTGTCCGCGCCTCCACCCCCATGTATCTGCTGGCGCGTGTCATCAAAAGCATGGGCATCAAGATGGTACTCAGCGGCGAAGGTGCAGACGAGGTGTTCGGCGGTTACCTTTACTTCCACAAGGCGCCCACACCGCAAGCCTTTCACGAAGAAACCGTGCGCAAGCTCTCCAAACTGCATCTGTACGACTGCCTCCGTGCCAACAAAAGCCTTGCAGCCTGGGGAGTGGAAGGACGTGTCCCCTTCCTCGACAAAGAATTCCTGGATGTTGCCATGCGCATCAATCCGGCAGTCAAGATGTGCCCCGGCAAGGAGATAGAAAAGAAAGTAGTCCGCGAAGCCTTTGCCGACATGCTCCCTCAGAACGTTGCCTGGCGGCAGAAAGAACAGTTCTCCGACGGTGTGGGCTACAGTTGGATTGATACGCTGAAAGCCGTCACTGCCGCCGCCGTCAGCGACGAGCAGATGGCACATGCCGCCGAACGCTTCCCGATACATACCCCACAAAACAAGGAAGAGTATTACTACCGCACCATCTTCGAAGAGCATTTCCCCAGTGAAAGCGCGGCCCGGAGCGTTCCCAGTGTGCCCAGTGTGGCATGCTCCACCGCCGAAGCACTGGCATGGGACGCCTCTTTCCAAGGAAAGAACGACCCCAGCGGACGGGCAGTAGCGGGGGTACACGAAGAAGCATACAAGGATTAA
- the tnpC gene encoding IS66 family transposase, producing MIDLQDIITTKRELLSRATCSLSPINYSAGMAEDQKERYIQYLAEQNQDLRLTSDAMKLVLEDFMAQMKDLKDQVSSMESKHADLENRLSEEHKLRKSAERKIKSLQERLDYAHQERFGDRRQKIKSKAKTGDSDRNKEKDDYDGTDDTLRTDSVGHVQSPEVKEPSGKGRDLSNRPDGYKTTGVSGEVIEHPSDLTKVPGRIIERRMVRVFSFRTFLTEECFEMVHYAEPGKKPRWGYFPSEGHPEVVTRFEGTKATPEFLQAIAYEVYVKNVTFGLLHQWLTDMGMTVSKNTLRNWLKKGKKYLDELVCVLKSIALEKDSIVNCDETWCKVRKYDHYKKCYIWVLVNKARKTAIFFYENGSRGREVLTDFLGDAELKSIMSDGYNAYVFIGNDLKSARFKDTVHQVCMSHAKNKFVKASNQGGEPTAERFSEILKEFFMRERKYDDAGLTPKERFRERQSLETKELLIELRSQLDSELSKDSEFRSQYYREALNYLNRFWKEIFAYLDDGELPIDNNLAERTIRKLTTQRNNSLHYGSDAGAGMAATYHSVIGTVKLHGSSVWNFIGTFFKNIFNGCRDYVNMVPDKITLATSQC from the coding sequence ATGATCGATCTGCAAGATATAATTACAACAAAACGAGAGTTGTTGAGTAGGGCAACCTGCTCACTCAGCCCTATAAATTATAGTGCAGGTATGGCAGAGGATCAGAAAGAGCGGTACATACAATACCTTGCCGAACAGAATCAGGATCTTCGGTTGACAAGTGATGCCATGAAGCTTGTTTTGGAGGATTTTATGGCTCAGATGAAGGATCTGAAGGATCAGGTGTCCTCTATGGAATCGAAACATGCTGACCTTGAGAATCGGTTGTCAGAAGAGCATAAACTTCGCAAATCGGCTGAACGTAAGATTAAATCACTTCAGGAAAGACTTGATTATGCCCATCAGGAACGTTTTGGTGATCGACGTCAAAAGATCAAATCTAAAGCTAAGACGGGTGATTCAGACCGGAACAAGGAGAAGGATGATTATGATGGAACCGATGATACGCTTCGCACGGATTCGGTTGGTCATGTCCAATCACCGGAGGTTAAAGAGCCTTCCGGGAAAGGCCGTGATTTGTCCAATCGTCCTGACGGTTATAAAACGACGGGAGTATCCGGAGAAGTAATAGAGCATCCTTCTGACTTGACAAAGGTTCCCGGTCGCATCATTGAAAGGAGAATGGTACGGGTGTTCAGTTTCCGTACTTTCCTTACGGAAGAATGTTTTGAGATGGTTCATTATGCAGAGCCTGGTAAAAAGCCCAGGTGGGGTTATTTCCCTTCTGAAGGCCATCCGGAGGTGGTGACCAGATTCGAGGGTACTAAAGCTACTCCTGAATTTCTGCAGGCTATCGCCTATGAAGTTTATGTGAAGAATGTGACTTTCGGTCTTCTTCACCAATGGCTGACAGATATGGGCATGACCGTTTCTAAAAACACATTGCGCAACTGGCTTAAGAAAGGCAAGAAATACCTGGATGAATTGGTCTGTGTATTGAAGTCCATAGCTTTGGAAAAAGACTCGATAGTGAACTGCGATGAGACCTGGTGTAAGGTGCGTAAATATGATCACTATAAGAAGTGCTATATTTGGGTTCTGGTCAACAAGGCTCGGAAAACAGCCATTTTCTTCTATGAGAATGGCTCGCGCGGTCGTGAGGTACTTACAGACTTTTTGGGTGATGCAGAATTGAAGAGTATCATGTCCGACGGATACAATGCTTATGTGTTTATCGGCAATGATCTGAAATCAGCCCGTTTTAAAGATACTGTACACCAAGTTTGTATGTCTCATGCCAAAAACAAGTTTGTCAAGGCTTCCAATCAGGGTGGTGAACCGACTGCAGAACGCTTTTCCGAAATTTTAAAGGAGTTCTTTATGAGGGAGCGTAAATACGATGATGCCGGATTAACTCCAAAAGAAAGGTTTCGGGAAAGGCAAAGTCTGGAAACGAAGGAACTCCTGATAGAATTGCGCAGTCAGTTGGACAGTGAACTGTCAAAGGATTCAGAATTTAGAAGTCAGTATTATAGGGAAGCTCTCAATTATCTGAACCGGTTCTGGAAAGAGATTTTTGCCTACTTGGATGATGGTGAATTACCTATAGACAACAATCTGGCAGAGCGAACCATTCGAAAGCTGACTACCCAACGTAATAATTCACTTCATTATGGTAGTGATGCCGGTGCTGGGATGGCTGCAACATATCATAGTGTGATTGGAACGGTAAAGCTTCATGGCAGTTCTGTCTGGAACTTCATCGGAACTTTTTTCAAAAATATCTTTAACGGATGCAGGGATTATGTTAACATGGTTCCTGACAAAATCACTTTGGCTACCAGCCAATGTTAA
- a CDS encoding HU family DNA-binding protein, giving the protein MSVIFRTVERPSDPRVENSPKKYYPQLVTLGQSVDLAFIAQKMQDRSSLSIGDIKSTMQNFVEKLKEQLLEGKTVNIAGLGVFILAAKSKGEEKADDVTAKSVESVRICFQANRELKISKAATRAGERLDLVSLDDYLKGKTSTDGGSGSEGGGSDSDGDQGENPLG; this is encoded by the coding sequence ATGAGTGTAATTTTCAGGACGGTGGAGAGACCGTCGGACCCCAGGGTTGAAAACTCTCCCAAGAAGTATTATCCGCAGTTGGTAACATTGGGGCAAAGCGTGGATTTGGCGTTTATTGCACAGAAGATGCAGGACCGCTCTTCTCTGTCTATCGGTGACATCAAGAGTACGATGCAGAACTTTGTGGAAAAGCTGAAAGAGCAGTTGCTGGAAGGAAAGACGGTTAATATAGCCGGGCTGGGTGTTTTTATACTGGCAGCCAAATCGAAAGGTGAGGAAAAGGCTGATGACGTGACAGCCAAGAGTGTGGAGAGCGTCCGTATCTGTTTTCAGGCGAATAGGGAACTGAAGATATCGAAGGCTGCTACCCGCGCTGGAGAGAGGCTGGATTTGGTGAGTTTGGATGATTATCTTAAGGGGAAGACTTCTACAGATGGCGGCTCCGGTTCGGAAGGAGGAGGCTCGGATTCGGATGGAGACCAAGGTGAGAATCCACTGGGATAA
- a CDS encoding glutamate synthase subunit beta — MGDPKAFLNIPRQEAGYRPIHERITDFSQVEQTLNSHDRKLQASRCMDCGVPFCHWACPLGNKDPEFQDALYRGKWHEAYQILNSTNDFPEFTGRICPALCEKSCVLKLSCNEPVTIRENEAAIAEAAFREGYITPLQPERNGKKVAVIGAGPAGLSVAVRLNAKGYEVTLFDSKPMPGGLLRYGIPNFKLDKAVIDRRMKILKAEGILFKMGVHVDVQKLPVGFDAYAICTGTPTARDLSIPGRELKGIYFALDMLAQQNHILDGDTFPKDQLVNARGKRVLVIGGGDTGSDCIGTSIRQGAVSVTQIEIMPQPPIGHNPDTPWPQWPVVLKTTSSHEEGCTRRWSLASTRFIGKNGKVCGVEVEEVEWLPATDGNRPTMKSTGKKEVIEADMVLLAMGFLKPEQPKFAENVFVAGDAAHGASLVVRALADGRRVATEIDRYLEPLKENKK, encoded by the coding sequence ATGGGAGATCCAAAAGCATTCCTCAATATCCCCCGCCAAGAGGCGGGTTACCGTCCGATACACGAACGTATCACAGACTTCAGCCAAGTGGAACAGACACTGAACAGCCACGACCGCAAGCTCCAGGCCTCGCGCTGTATGGACTGCGGCGTACCCTTCTGCCACTGGGCATGTCCGCTGGGCAATAAAGACCCGGAATTCCAAGACGCGCTCTACCGGGGCAAATGGCACGAAGCCTATCAAATACTGAACAGTACGAATGATTTTCCGGAATTTACGGGACGCATCTGCCCTGCCCTTTGCGAGAAGTCGTGCGTACTGAAACTCTCGTGCAACGAACCGGTCACTATCCGCGAGAACGAAGCCGCCATTGCCGAGGCTGCTTTTCGCGAGGGCTACATCACCCCCCTCCAGCCCGAACGCAACGGAAAGAAAGTAGCCGTCATCGGCGCCGGCCCTGCCGGATTGAGCGTTGCCGTACGGCTGAACGCCAAAGGTTACGAAGTTACCCTATTCGACAGCAAACCGATGCCGGGAGGACTGTTGCGTTACGGCATCCCCAACTTCAAACTGGACAAAGCCGTCATCGACCGCCGCATGAAAATCCTCAAGGCCGAAGGAATCTTGTTCAAGATGGGAGTCCATGTCGATGTACAGAAACTGCCCGTCGGATTCGATGCCTACGCCATTTGTACCGGTACGCCCACCGCCCGCGACCTCTCCATTCCGGGCAGGGAGCTGAAAGGCATCTACTTTGCCCTCGACATGCTGGCACAGCAGAACCATATTCTGGATGGAGATACCTTCCCGAAAGACCAACTCGTCAACGCCCGCGGCAAACGGGTACTCGTCATCGGCGGCGGCGATACCGGGTCTGACTGTATAGGCACCAGCATCCGCCAGGGAGCCGTCAGCGTAACCCAGATTGAAATTATGCCCCAACCGCCCATAGGACACAACCCGGATACTCCCTGGCCGCAATGGCCCGTCGTACTGAAAACCACCAGCAGCCACGAAGAAGGCTGTACCCGTCGATGGTCCCTCGCCTCTACCCGGTTCATCGGGAAGAATGGCAAGGTATGCGGTGTGGAAGTGGAAGAAGTGGAGTGGCTTCCGGCAACAGACGGTAACCGCCCTACCATGAAATCTACGGGTAAGAAAGAGGTCATCGAAGCCGATATGGTGCTTCTTGCCATGGGTTTCCTCAAGCCCGAGCAACCGAAGTTTGCAGAGAACGTATTCGTGGCAGGCGATGCCGCCCACGGCGCCAGCCTCGTAGTACGTGCCTTGGCCGACGGACGACGAGTGGCAACAGAAATAGACCGTTACCTCGAACCTCTAAAAGAAAACAAGAAATGA
- the gltB gene encoding glutamate synthase large subunit, giving the protein MMKQELFNNKTKAEDYQRQPKQLGLYEASHEHDACGVGMLVNIQGGKSHELVESALKVLENMRHRGAEGADNKTGDGAGIMLQIPHEFILLQGIPVPEKGKYGTGLLFLPKDGKDQAVILSVIIEEIEKEGLTLMHLRNVPTCPEILGEAALANEPDIKQIFITGFTESETADRKLYIIRKRIENRIRKSDIPTREDFYIVSLSTKNIVYKGMLSSLQLRNYFPDLTNSYFTSGLALVHSRFSTNTFPTWGLAQPFRLLAHNGEINTIRGNRGWMEARESVLSSPALGDIREIRPIVQPGMSDSASLDNVLEFLIMSGLSLPHAMAMLVPESFNEKNPISEDLKAFYEYHSILMEPWDGPAALLFSDGRYAGGMLDRNGLRPARYLITQGGMMVVASEVGVMDFEPGDIKEKGRLQPGKILLIDTEKGEIYYDGELKKQLAEAKPYRTWLAGNRIELDELKSGRKVSHSVENYDSMLRIFGYSKEDVERLIVPMCTIGAEPINSMGNDTPLAVLSDKPQLLYNYFRQQFAQVTNPPIDPIREELVMSLTEYIGAVGMNILTPSENHCKMVRLNHPILNNAQLDILCNIRYKGFKTVKLPLLFEVAKGCQGLQEALATLCKQAEESVNEGVNYIVLSDRDVDATHAAIPSLLAVSAVHHHLISVGKRVQTALIVESGEIREVMHAALLLGFGASALNPYMAFAVIDKLVNEKEIQLDYATAEKKYIKSVCKGLFKIMSKMGISTIRSYRGAKIFETVGLSEELSNAYFGGLSSRIGGIRLDEVARDAIAFHKEGMEVLKKKGEAELLPNRGLYAFRKDGEKHAWNPETISTLQLATRLGSYKKFKEFTAMVDSKESPIFLRDFLDFRRAPISIDRVEPVENIVQRFVTGAMSYGSISREAHEAMAIAMNKLHGRSNTGEGGEDRARFMPREDGTNLRSAIKQVASGRFGVTAEYLVNADEIQIKIAQGAKPGEGGQLPGFKVDEVIAKTRHSIPGISLISPPPHHDIYSIEDLAQLIFDLKNVNPRAKISVKLVAESGVGTIAAGVAKAKADLIVISGAEGGTGASPASSIRYAGISPELGLSETQQTLVLNGLRGQVMLQVDGQLKTGRDIILMAMLGAEEFGFATSALIVLGCVMMRKCHQNTCPVGVATQNEELRKRFRGRSEYLVNFFTFLAQEVREYLAEIGVERLDDIIGRTDLIVRKPDDGIKKHQLISFDKLLARVDNEAAIRHVTDQQHGIDHVKDVEMLHAAAEAVENQKEISLEYTIANTDRACGAMLSGVIAAKYGEKGLPEHTLNVKFKGSAGQSFGAFLVPGVNFKLEGEANDYLGKGLSGGRIAVLPPVRSNFEAEKNTIAGNTLLYGATSGEVYINGRAGERFAVRNSGATAVVEGVGDHCCEYMTGGRVVVLGQTGRNFAAGMSGGVAYVWNRDGNFDYFCNMEMVELSLIEEASYRKELHELICQHYLYTGSKLARTMLDDWPRYADQFIQVVPIEYKKVLQEEQMQKLQQKIAEMQRDY; this is encoded by the coding sequence ATCATGAAACAAGAACTTTTTAACAACAAAACAAAAGCAGAGGATTACCAGCGACAGCCCAAACAGTTGGGCTTGTATGAGGCATCCCATGAGCACGATGCCTGCGGAGTAGGCATGCTGGTCAATATCCAGGGAGGAAAATCACATGAACTGGTAGAATCAGCATTGAAGGTACTGGAAAACATGCGCCACCGTGGAGCGGAAGGGGCGGACAACAAAACCGGAGACGGCGCCGGCATCATGCTGCAGATACCGCACGAATTCATTCTGTTGCAGGGCATTCCCGTTCCCGAGAAGGGAAAATACGGCACCGGCCTGCTTTTCCTTCCCAAAGACGGAAAAGACCAGGCTGTCATCTTGAGCGTCATTATCGAAGAGATTGAAAAGGAGGGATTGACCCTGATGCATCTGCGCAACGTGCCCACTTGCCCCGAAATATTGGGAGAAGCGGCTCTTGCCAACGAACCGGACATCAAGCAAATTTTCATCACCGGATTTACGGAAAGCGAAACCGCCGACCGCAAACTCTATATAATAAGGAAAAGGATAGAGAACAGAATACGCAAGTCGGACATCCCCACCCGCGAGGATTTCTACATCGTCTCGCTCTCTACGAAGAACATCGTCTACAAGGGCATGCTCTCTTCCTTGCAGTTGCGCAACTACTTCCCCGACCTCACCAACAGCTACTTCACCAGCGGACTGGCATTGGTGCACTCCCGTTTCAGCACCAACACTTTCCCCACCTGGGGACTGGCACAGCCTTTCCGCCTGCTGGCACACAACGGCGAAATCAATACCATCCGCGGCAACCGCGGCTGGATGGAAGCCCGTGAGAGTGTACTCTCCTCTCCCGCCTTGGGAGACATCCGGGAGATACGCCCCATCGTGCAACCGGGCATGAGCGACAGTGCCTCGCTGGACAATGTGCTCGAGTTTCTCATCATGTCAGGCCTGAGCCTGCCGCACGCCATGGCCATGCTCGTGCCGGAATCTTTCAACGAAAAGAATCCCATCAGCGAAGATTTAAAAGCTTTCTATGAATACCACTCCATCCTGATGGAGCCGTGGGACGGACCGGCGGCACTGCTTTTCAGCGACGGGCGCTATGCAGGCGGCATGCTCGACAGAAACGGACTGCGCCCTGCACGCTACCTGATTACGCAGGGCGGCATGATGGTAGTGGCCAGCGAAGTCGGCGTGATGGATTTCGAGCCGGGAGACATCAAGGAAAAAGGACGCCTGCAACCGGGCAAGATACTGCTTATAGACACCGAGAAAGGCGAAATATATTATGACGGCGAACTGAAGAAACAACTTGCCGAAGCCAAACCATACCGCACTTGGCTGGCCGGCAACCGCATCGAGCTGGACGAACTGAAAAGCGGTCGCAAAGTCTCCCATAGCGTGGAGAACTACGACAGCATGCTGCGCATCTTCGGCTACTCCAAAGAAGACGTGGAACGGCTGATTGTCCCGATGTGTACCATCGGTGCCGAACCCATCAACTCCATGGGCAATGACACCCCGCTGGCAGTACTCTCGGACAAGCCGCAACTACTGTACAACTATTTCCGCCAGCAGTTTGCCCAAGTCACCAACCCTCCTATCGACCCGATACGCGAAGAACTGGTAATGTCGCTGACCGAGTACATCGGAGCCGTAGGCATGAACATACTGACACCCAGCGAAAACCATTGCAAGATGGTGAGGTTGAACCATCCCATCCTGAACAACGCCCAGCTGGATATTCTCTGCAACATCCGGTACAAAGGCTTCAAGACCGTGAAACTGCCCCTGCTCTTCGAAGTGGCAAAAGGGTGCCAGGGATTGCAGGAAGCATTGGCAACCCTCTGCAAGCAGGCGGAAGAATCCGTCAACGAAGGAGTGAACTACATCGTGCTTTCCGACCGCGACGTAGACGCCACCCATGCCGCCATTCCGTCACTGCTTGCCGTGTCGGCGGTACACCACCATCTTATCTCCGTGGGCAAACGGGTGCAGACGGCACTGATTGTAGAAAGCGGCGAAATCCGCGAAGTGATGCACGCCGCACTGCTGCTGGGCTTCGGAGCCAGCGCACTGAATCCGTATATGGCTTTTGCCGTCATCGACAAACTGGTGAACGAAAAGGAAATACAGCTCGACTACGCCACTGCCGAAAAGAAATATATCAAGTCCGTCTGCAAAGGCTTGTTCAAGATTATGAGCAAGATGGGCATCAGCACCATCCGTTCTTACCGGGGCGCGAAAATTTTCGAGACCGTAGGACTGAGCGAGGAGTTGAGCAATGCCTACTTTGGCGGACTGAGTTCACGCATCGGAGGCATACGCCTGGATGAAGTGGCACGCGACGCCATCGCCTTCCACAAGGAAGGGATGGAGGTTCTTAAAAAGAAGGGGGAAGCGGAGTTATTGCCGAACCGCGGACTGTATGCCTTCCGCAAGGATGGTGAGAAGCACGCCTGGAACCCGGAAACCATCAGCACACTGCAACTTGCCACACGCCTGGGAAGCTATAAGAAATTCAAGGAGTTCACTGCCATGGTAGACAGCAAGGAATCTCCCATCTTCCTGCGCGATTTCCTCGACTTCCGCCGCGCTCCTATCAGCATAGACCGGGTGGAACCGGTAGAGAACATCGTACAGCGCTTTGTCACCGGCGCCATGTCCTACGGCTCCATCAGCCGCGAAGCCCACGAAGCCATGGCTATTGCCATGAACAAGCTGCATGGCCGGAGCAATACGGGCGAAGGAGGCGAAGACCGGGCACGCTTCATGCCGCGCGAAGACGGCACCAATCTGCGCAGCGCCATCAAGCAGGTGGCCTCAGGACGTTTCGGTGTCACCGCAGAATATCTGGTGAATGCGGACGAAATACAGATAAAGATTGCCCAAGGCGCCAAGCCGGGCGAAGGTGGGCAGCTGCCGGGCTTCAAAGTGGATGAAGTGATTGCCAAGACACGCCACTCCATTCCGGGCATCTCGCTGATTTCCCCCCCGCCCCACCACGACATTTACTCCATCGAAGACCTGGCACAGCTCATCTTCGACCTGAAGAACGTGAACCCACGGGCAAAAATCAGCGTGAAGCTGGTGGCAGAAAGCGGTGTGGGCACCATTGCCGCCGGTGTGGCAAAGGCAAAGGCCGATTTGATAGTCATCTCGGGTGCAGAGGGCGGTACGGGAGCCTCTCCTGCATCATCCATCCGCTATGCCGGCATCTCGCCCGAACTCGGCTTGAGCGAAACGCAGCAGACACTGGTGCTGAACGGCCTGCGCGGACAAGTGATGCTGCAAGTGGACGGACAGCTCAAAACAGGCCGCGACATCATACTGATGGCAATGCTCGGAGCCGAAGAATTCGGTTTCGCCACCAGTGCCCTGATTGTACTGGGTTGCGTAATGATGCGCAAATGTCACCAGAACACCTGCCCCGTAGGGGTGGCGACACAGAACGAAGAACTGCGCAAACGCTTCCGCGGACGCAGCGAGTATCTGGTGAACTTCTTCACGTTCCTGGCGCAGGAAGTACGCGAATACCTGGCGGAAATCGGTGTGGAACGCCTGGATGACATCATTGGACGCACAGACCTTATCGTCCGCAAGCCGGATGACGGAATCAAGAAACATCAGTTGATAAGCTTCGACAAACTACTGGCACGCGTAGACAACGAAGCCGCCATCCGCCACGTCACCGACCAACAGCATGGCATCGACCATGTGAAAGATGTAGAGATGCTACATGCCGCCGCCGAAGCCGTAGAGAACCAGAAGGAAATCTCGCTGGAGTACACCATCGCCAATACCGACCGTGCCTGCGGCGCCATGCTCTCTGGTGTCATTGCCGCAAAATACGGAGAAAAAGGGCTGCCCGAACATACGCTGAATGTGAAGTTCAAAGGCTCCGCCGGGCAGAGTTTCGGGGCATTCCTTGTCCCGGGTGTCAACTTCAAGCTGGAAGGCGAGGCCAACGATTATCTGGGCAAAGGTCTGAGTGGCGGACGCATCGCCGTCCTGCCCCCGGTACGGAGCAACTTCGAGGCGGAGAAAAACACGATTGCAGGCAACACCCTGCTTTATGGCGCCACAAGCGGTGAAGTTTACATCAACGGCCGTGCAGGCGAGCGCTTTGCCGTCCGCAACTCCGGTGCCACAGCCGTAGTGGAGGGTGTAGGTGACCACTGCTGCGAGTATATGACCGGCGGGCGCGTGGTAGTACTCGGACAGACGGGACGCAACTTTGCCGCAGGCATGTCCGGCGGTGTGGCCTACGTATGGAACCGGGACGGCAACTTCGACTATTTCTGCAATATGGAAATGGTGGAACTGAGCCTCATCGAAGAGGCCTCCTACCGCAAGGAACTGCACGAGCTCATCTGCCAGCACTACCTGTACACCGGTTCCAAACTGGCACGCACCATGCTCGATGACTGGCCACGCTATGCCGACCAGTTCATCCAGGTAGTCCCTATCGAATACAAAAAAGTGCTGCAAGAGGAGCAGATGCAGAAATTGCAACAGAAGATTGCAGAAATGCAACGCGATTATTGA
- a CDS encoding smalltalk protein, which produces MKKTWNVILKLIIAVASAVAGVIGGQTMMF; this is translated from the coding sequence ATGAAGAAAACGTGGAATGTGATTTTGAAACTTATTATTGCCGTAGCGAGTGCTGTGGCAGGTGTGATTGGTGGACAGACAATGATGTTTTAG